Proteins co-encoded in one Aethina tumida isolate Nest 87 chromosome 7, icAetTumi1.1, whole genome shotgun sequence genomic window:
- the LOC109604634 gene encoding N-acetylgalactosaminyltransferase 7 isoform X2: MGVRTLLGRKQRTVRAVCLVVIVLVLLYMLSTYDKKSESAPIRSARLEGRMPKLVQGLGNFEPKEIEDRDGPGEKGQAHHLRQEQQNDADQSESEYGMNVACSDEISLDRTILDTRLPECKHWDYPYDLPSTSVIIVFHNEGWSVLLRTVHSVLNRSPKHVLKEILLVDDFSDKEKLKNDLDAYIEQFDGKVRLIRNHQREGLIRTRSRGAKEAKGEVIVFLDAHCEVNTNWLPPLLAPIYRDRKTMTVPVIDGIDHKTFEYRPVYGDDRHFRGIFEWGMLYKENEVPERELRTRKHNSEPYKSPTHAGGLFAIDRKYFLELGAYDSGLLVWGGENFELSFKIWQCGGSIEWVPCSRVGHVYRSFMPYNFGKLAKQKKGPLITINYKRVIETWFDEKYKQFFYTREPLARFLDMGDITEQLELKNRLQCKSFAWYMENVAYDVLDKFPELPPNLHYGELRSVAVNKCLDTLGHAPPSLMAIQHCHGYGNNQLMRLNAKGQLGVGERCIEADGQGIKLAFCRLGTVDGPWMYDESSKTLLHRVHRKCMALHPQTSHLYLMPCDFNNAYQHWTFKELTA, encoded by the exons ATGGGGGTACGTACGTTGTTGGGTAGGAAACAACGAACCGTGAGGGCGGTTTGTTTGGTTGTCATTGTACTAGTTTTACTTTACATGCTCTCCACATatgacaaaaaaagtgaatcagctcCAATTAGATCAGCTAGACTAGAAGGTAGAATGCCTAAACTGGTGCAAGGGTTGGGTAATTTTGAACCAAAAGAAATAGAGGACAGGGATGGACCTGGAGAAAAAGGTCAGGCACATCACTTGAGACAGGAACAACAAAATGATGCAGACCAGTCTGAATCTGAGTATGGTATGAATGTGGCATGTTCTGATGAGATTTCACTGGACAGGACAATATTGGACACTAGATTGCCTGAGTGCAAACACTGGGATTATCCATATGATTTGCCCTCCACTAGTGTGATCATTGTTTTTCACAATGAAGGGTGGAGTGTGCTTTTGAGAACAGTCCACTCAGTCCTTAATCGATCACCAAAACATGTGCTTAAGGAAATCCTTCTGGTTGATGACTTTAGTGACaaggaaaaactgaaaaacgaCTTGGATGCCTACATTGAACAGTTTGATGGCAAAGTTAGACTGATCAGGAACCACCAAAGAGAAGGTCTGATTCGTACAAGGTCGAGGGGCGCGAAAGAAGCTAAAGGCGAGGTCATTGTGTTTTTGGATGCCCATTGTGAGGTCAACACTAATTGGTTGCCGCCGTTATTGGCTCCAATTTACAGGGACAGAAAAACAATGACTGTCCCTGTGATTGATGGAATTGATCACAAAACTTTTGAGTACAGACCTGTTTATGGGGATGATAGACACTTTAGAG gaatCTTCGAGTGGGGCATGCTGTATAAGGAGAACGAGGTGCCGGAACGCGAACTCAGAACCCGTAAACACAACAGCGAACCGTACAAAAGTCCCACCCACGCCGGCGGCCTGTTCGCCATCGACCGCAAATACTTCCTCGAGCTGGGCGCCTACGATTCCGGTCTTCTGGTGTGGGGCGGCGAGAACTTCGAACTGAGCTTCAAGATATGGCAGTGCGGCGGCAGCATCGAGTGGGTGCCGTGTTCCCGCGTCGGCCACGTGTACCGCAGCTTCATGCCTTACAATTTCGGCAAGCTGGCGAAGCAGAAGAAGGGTCCGTTGATCACCATCAACTACAAGAGGGTAATCGAAACGTGGTTCGACGAGAAGTACAAACAGTTCTTCTACACCAGAGAACCGTTGGCCCGCTTCTTGGATATGGGCGACATAACTGAACAGTTGGAACTGAAGAATCGCCTGCAGTGCAAGAGTTTCGCTTGGTATATGGAGAACGTGGCGTACGACGTTTTGGACAAGTTCCCCGAGTTACCACCCAATTTGCATTACGGCGAGTTGAGATCTGTGGCCGTCAACAAGTGTCTGGACACCCTGGGACATGCGCCGCCTTCACTGATGGCTATACAACACTGTCATGGATATGGCAATAACCAGCTGATGAGACTCAACGCTAAGGGACAACTTGGCGTTGGTGAAAG ATGTATTGAAGCTGACGGTCAGGGTATAAAGCTAGCTTTCTGCCGTCTGGGAACCGTGGACGGACCCTGGATGTACGACGAAAGCTCGAAGACACTGTTGCACCGCGTCCACAGAAAATGCATGGCTCTACATCCCCAAACGTCGCATCTCTACCTCATGCCTTGCGACTTCAACAATGCATATCAGCACTGGACTTTCAAGGAG TTGACAGCATAA
- the LOC109604639 gene encoding juvenile hormone acid O-methyltransferase, which yields MKIVSKNICVCLSFNKKWTKFSSILTQSKRGHSHVRPSPHKMNQAKNYSRNNVLQRTDATYVLDNYLRLMKWKKTKTEKIADVGAGDGSVSLELLLPRIPVEIGKFVGCDVSEEMVKYAKTQSCDGKIDFVQMNVEAPSIPIKLHNEFDHVFSFYCLHWIQDQRQAFKNIYDLLVPGGDALLVFLASNPVFHIYEAMGQSKRWGPYMQDYRKYISPYHFFDDPVEQAERYLEEAGFCIHLCRLENRNFTWLNVETMQKSTKSVNPFIQRIPEGEVDDYVQDFEKEVRKLSCVKIFKCNNNNEDRIYFTYQLFVVFVSKPDKSKSF from the exons atgaaaattgtatcaaaaaatatatgtgtatgtttgagttttaataaaaaatggaccaaattttcatcaattttaaccCAG tCGAAACGCGGCCACAGCCACGTGAGGCCCTCGCCCCACAAGATGAACCAGGCGAAGAACTACTCGAGAAACAACGTGCTCCAAAGGACCGACGCCACATACGTCCTGGACAACTATTTGCGTCTCATGAAATGGAAGAAAACGAAGACGGAAAAAATTGCTGATGTGGGTGCGGGAGATGGGAGCGTCAGTTTGGAGTTGTTGCTTCCCAGGATACCGGTCGAGATTGGCAAGTTTGTTGGCTGTGATGTTTCCGAGGAGATGGTGAAGTACGCCAAGACGCAAAGTTGCGATgggaaaattgattttgtacaGATGAACGTGGAAGCCCCATCCATTCCTATTAAGTTGCACAATGAGTTTGACCATGTTTTCTCATTTTATTGCCTCCATTGGATTCAGGATCaaag ACAAGCCTTCAAAAATATCTACGACTTACTGGTGCCTGGTGGAGATGCCCTGTTGGTGTTTCTGGCGAGCAATCCCGTCTTCCACATCTACGAAGCAATGGGACAGAGCAAAAGATGGGGTCCTTACATGCAGGACTACAGAAAGTACATATCTCCTTATCATTTCTTTGACGATCCCGTAGAGCAAGCTGAAAGATACTTGGAAGAGGCTGGATTTTGCATACATCTCTGTCGATTGGAAAACAGGAACTTTACTTGGCTTAACGTCGAGACAATGCAAA AGTCAACGAAGTCGGTTAATCCTTTTATTCAAAGAATTCCAGAGGGCGAAGTGGATGATTATGTTCAAGATTTCGAAAAGGAAGTGCGGAAATTGAGCTGCGTTAAGATATTCAAGTGCAATAATAACAACGAAGATCGGATATATTTTACGTatcaattatttgttgtttttgtttctaaaCCAGATAAAAGCAAATCATTTTAA
- the LOC109604634 gene encoding N-acetylgalactosaminyltransferase 7 isoform X1, with protein sequence MGVRTLLGRKQRTVRAVCLVVIVLVLLYMLSTYDKKSESAPIRSARLEGRMPKLVQGLGNFEPKEIEDRDGPGEKGQAHHLRQEQQNDADQSESEYGMNVACSDEISLDRTILDTRLPECKHWDYPYDLPSTSVIIVFHNEGWSVLLRTVHSVLNRSPKHVLKEILLVDDFSDKEKLKNDLDAYIEQFDGKVRLIRNHQREGLIRTRSRGAKEAKGEVIVFLDAHCEVNTNWLPPLLAPIYRDRKTMTVPVIDGIDHKTFEYRPVYGDDRHFRGIFEWGMLYKENEVPERELRTRKHNSEPYKSPTHAGGLFAIDRKYFLELGAYDSGLLVWGGENFELSFKIWQCGGSIEWVPCSRVGHVYRSFMPYNFGKLAKQKKGPLITINYKRVIETWFDEKYKQFFYTREPLARFLDMGDITEQLELKNRLQCKSFAWYMENVAYDVLDKFPELPPNLHYGELRSVAVNKCLDTLGHAPPSLMAIQHCHGYGNNQLMRLNAKGQLGVGERCIEADGQGIKLAFCRLGTVDGPWMYDESSKTLLHRVHRKCMALHPQTSHLYLMPCDFNNAYQHWTFKEVRPKY encoded by the exons ATGGGGGTACGTACGTTGTTGGGTAGGAAACAACGAACCGTGAGGGCGGTTTGTTTGGTTGTCATTGTACTAGTTTTACTTTACATGCTCTCCACATatgacaaaaaaagtgaatcagctcCAATTAGATCAGCTAGACTAGAAGGTAGAATGCCTAAACTGGTGCAAGGGTTGGGTAATTTTGAACCAAAAGAAATAGAGGACAGGGATGGACCTGGAGAAAAAGGTCAGGCACATCACTTGAGACAGGAACAACAAAATGATGCAGACCAGTCTGAATCTGAGTATGGTATGAATGTGGCATGTTCTGATGAGATTTCACTGGACAGGACAATATTGGACACTAGATTGCCTGAGTGCAAACACTGGGATTATCCATATGATTTGCCCTCCACTAGTGTGATCATTGTTTTTCACAATGAAGGGTGGAGTGTGCTTTTGAGAACAGTCCACTCAGTCCTTAATCGATCACCAAAACATGTGCTTAAGGAAATCCTTCTGGTTGATGACTTTAGTGACaaggaaaaactgaaaaacgaCTTGGATGCCTACATTGAACAGTTTGATGGCAAAGTTAGACTGATCAGGAACCACCAAAGAGAAGGTCTGATTCGTACAAGGTCGAGGGGCGCGAAAGAAGCTAAAGGCGAGGTCATTGTGTTTTTGGATGCCCATTGTGAGGTCAACACTAATTGGTTGCCGCCGTTATTGGCTCCAATTTACAGGGACAGAAAAACAATGACTGTCCCTGTGATTGATGGAATTGATCACAAAACTTTTGAGTACAGACCTGTTTATGGGGATGATAGACACTTTAGAG gaatCTTCGAGTGGGGCATGCTGTATAAGGAGAACGAGGTGCCGGAACGCGAACTCAGAACCCGTAAACACAACAGCGAACCGTACAAAAGTCCCACCCACGCCGGCGGCCTGTTCGCCATCGACCGCAAATACTTCCTCGAGCTGGGCGCCTACGATTCCGGTCTTCTGGTGTGGGGCGGCGAGAACTTCGAACTGAGCTTCAAGATATGGCAGTGCGGCGGCAGCATCGAGTGGGTGCCGTGTTCCCGCGTCGGCCACGTGTACCGCAGCTTCATGCCTTACAATTTCGGCAAGCTGGCGAAGCAGAAGAAGGGTCCGTTGATCACCATCAACTACAAGAGGGTAATCGAAACGTGGTTCGACGAGAAGTACAAACAGTTCTTCTACACCAGAGAACCGTTGGCCCGCTTCTTGGATATGGGCGACATAACTGAACAGTTGGAACTGAAGAATCGCCTGCAGTGCAAGAGTTTCGCTTGGTATATGGAGAACGTGGCGTACGACGTTTTGGACAAGTTCCCCGAGTTACCACCCAATTTGCATTACGGCGAGTTGAGATCTGTGGCCGTCAACAAGTGTCTGGACACCCTGGGACATGCGCCGCCTTCACTGATGGCTATACAACACTGTCATGGATATGGCAATAACCAGCTGATGAGACTCAACGCTAAGGGACAACTTGGCGTTGGTGAAAG ATGTATTGAAGCTGACGGTCAGGGTATAAAGCTAGCTTTCTGCCGTCTGGGAACCGTGGACGGACCCTGGATGTACGACGAAAGCTCGAAGACACTGTTGCACCGCGTCCACAGAAAATGCATGGCTCTACATCCCCAAACGTCGCATCTCTACCTCATGCCTTGCGACTTCAACAATGCATATCAGCACTGGACTTTCAAGGAGGTCAGGCCTAAGTATTAG
- the LOC109604638 gene encoding DNA-directed RNA polymerase III subunit RPC3, giving the protein MSVQFGKVVRLITLERFGPVIEKVVSFLFQYGTNPLFYIIKYTELPLSKVKESLCILIKYNLVEFVPNRNESVANYTLKPDRILLMLRYPKYNNLIKKQFGDETEMIVEEVLHRGYCTASELLLKVMERLRKTKEEPVSFSQLKENFQSLVTAHYLQRMPYAKEDKPVPKLEILEHELYAMPEIDIKVLANIEAGNETIDNIPDKDVYWGANFDRFHQDMRDKIIVTAFTRKLDENAGEFVKLLLRQMYIRTQPWADLSNPVPILEIKDIVKRQDTHKELIAYFDQYVNVIEQDSSQIIRKAGEASGGSFQIFMKETFEKFAWETVEQMVLEKYDTKAARIFRLVKLKKYIEPDEIQRLAMIPAKEAKRLSYLLLEDNFLQVQELRKAASNNGPNKSFTLFHINLDQIVRTTLEHCYKSLFNIMTRKNHEKEVNKRIIVKKQRVDTIVMDMKEKGAEEDQIKDIEEMITPPEREILSRVEVTLNKLNIVEIELDETIFLLQMYLAYH; this is encoded by the exons ATGTCCGTTCAATTTGGCAAAGTAGTTCGTCTGATTACACTCGAACGTTTTGGGCCGGTGATTGAAAAAGTGGTATCATTTCTGTTTCAGTATGGAACAaatccattattttatattatcaagTACACAGAACTTCCCCTTTCAAAG gTGAAAGAATCCTtatgcatattaattaaatataatctgGTCGAATTTGTGCCCAATAGAAATGAAAGTGTTGCAAATTACACATTGAAGCCGGATAGAATACTATTAATGCTTAGATAtccaaaatacaataatttaataaagaagcaATTTGGCGACGAGACTGAAATGATTGTAGAAGAAGTGTTGCACAGAGGTTACTGCACAGCATCTGAACTGTTGTTAAAGGTTATGGAAAGATTGCGGAAAACTAAAGAAGAGCCAGTTTCTTTCAGTCAATTGAAAGAAAACTTTCAATCTTTAGTTACTGCACATTATCTGCAGAGAATGCCTTACGCAAAGGAGGATAAACCTGTGCCCAAActagaaattttagaacatGAACTTTATGCAATGCctgaaattgatataaaagtgCTAGCAAATATTGAAGCAGGAAATGAGACTATAGATAATATTCCAGATAAAGATGTGTATTGGGGAGCCAATTTTGATAGATTTCACCAAGACATGAGGGATAAAATCATAGTCACAGCATTCACAAGAAAGCTAGATGAAAATGCAGGTGAATTTGTAAAGCTTTTATTAAGACAAATGTACATAAGAACTCAACCTTGGGCGGATTTATCTAATCCAGTGCCTATATTGGAGATTAAAGATATTGTAAAAAGACAGGACACCCACAAAGAATTAATAGCATACTTTGATCAATATGTGAATGTCATAGAACAAGACAGTAGTCAAATTATACGAAAAGCAGGTGAAGCCAGTGGTGGATCTTTCCAGATATTTATGAAAGAGACTTTTGAAAAGTTTGCTTGGGAAACTGTGGAACAAATGGTGTTAGAGAAGTATGACACTAAAGCAgcaagaatttttagattggtCAAACTGAAAAAGTATATTGAGCCAGATGAGATACAGAGATTGGCAATGATACCAGCCAAGGAAGCTAAAAGGCTCTCTTATTTGTTGCTGGAGGACAATTTCTTGCAG GTTCAGGAATTGAGAAAAGCTGCTTCAAATAATGGgccaaataaatcatttacattatttcatattaatttggaTCAAATTGTTAGGACAACTCTTGAACATTGTTATAaatcactttttaatattatgacaAGGAAAAACCATGAAAAGGAAGTAAACAAAAggataatagttaaaaaacaaaGAGTTGATACAATTGTAATGGATATGAAAGAAAAGGGTGCAGAAGAGGATCAGATTAAAGAT ATTGAAGAAATGATTACTCCACCAGAAAGAGAAATACTGAGCAGGGTTGAAGTTACTCTGAATAAACTGAATATAGTTGAAATAGAATTAGATGaaaccatatttttattgcaaatgTATTTAGCATatcattaa
- the LOC109604633 gene encoding protein yellow, with protein MSTLQITVTMKLALISTVLFVNSALATFRLQEVFSWKALDYNYPTQEEKLRALVTGRFKPANNLPVGIEIWNEKLFVSVPRWREGIPATLNYINIDSHLTTKSPLLTPYPDWESNELGNCESGLSTVYRIKADECDRLWVLDTGTFGIGNTTQNPCPYAINVFDLRTNTRLRRYELRPEDTNANTFIANIAVDMGNTCDDAYAYLSDELGYGLIVYSWQENKSWRFTHSYFMPDPLKGDFNIDGLNFQWGEEGIFGMSLTPLQTNGFRTLYFSPLASHREFAVSTAILRNSSKVDDGYHDFVALAERGPNGHTTSRVMDEDGIQFFNLIDQNGVGCWNSMKPYSQENVQLVDKDDVELIFPADVKVDRNKNVWVISDRMSNFLISSLDYSEDNFRIFFAPISVLIKGTVCEFPPYTQGTIVNSHFWNYL; from the exons atgtccACCTTACAGATAACTGTTACCATGAAATTAGCACTGATTTCAACAGTTTTATTCGTGAATAGTGCATTAGCGACGTTCCGACTTCAGGAAGTGTTTAGTTGGAAGGCGTTGGATTACAATTATCCAACCCAGGAAGAGAAACTGAGGGCTTTAGTCACAGGACGATTTAAGCCAGCGAATAATCTTCCAGTCGGCATAGAAATTTGGaacgaaaaattatttgttagtgTTCCCAGATGGAGAGaag GAATACCAGcaacattaaattacataaatatcgaCTCGCACCTCACGACGAAATCACCTCTTCTAACACCTTATCCCGATTGGGAATCGAACGAATTAGGCAACTGTGAGTCTGGATTATCGACGGTATACAGAATAAAAGCCGACGAATGCGACAGACTATGGGTACTCGATACTGGCACCTTCGGCATAGGTAACACCACCCAAAATCCTTGTCCGTACGCCATCAACGTCTTCGACCTCAGAACCAATACGCGGTTGAGAAGATACGAACTAAGACCGGAGGACACGAACGCGAATACTTTCATTGCGAATATTGCTGTGGACATGGGCAACACTTGCGATGACGCTTACGCTTATTTGAGCGACGAATTGGGTTACGGTTTGATTGTGTACTCCTGGCAAGAGAACAAGTCTTGGAGGTTCACACACAGCTATTTCATGCCGGATCCGCTGAAGGGTGATTTCAATATTGACGGATTGAACTTCCAATGGGGTGAGGAAGGAATTTTCGGCATGTCCTTGACTCCACTACAGACTAACGGGTTCAGGACGTTATACTTTAGTCCATTGGCTAGTCATAGGGAGTTTGCGGTCTCTACTGCTATTTTAAGGAATAGTTCTAAAGTAGACGATGGTTATCACGATTTTGTCGCTCTAGCCGAGAGGGGACCAAACGGTCACACCACTTCACGAGTTATGGATGAAGACGGTATTCAGTTCTTCAATTTAATAGACCAAAACGGAGTTGGATGTTGGAATTCTATGAAACCCTATTCACAAGAGAATGTACAACTAGTAGATAAAGATGATGTTGAATTGATATTTCCTGCAGATGTTAAAGTTGATAGGAACAAAAATGTTTGGGTAATTTCGGATAGAATgtctaactttttaatatcgaGTTTGGATTACAGTGaagataattttagaattttctttGCGCCGATTAGTGTGTTAATCAAAGGAACCGTCTGTGAATTCCCCCCTTACACACAAGGAACTATTGTTAACAGTCACTTTtggaattatttgtga
- the LOC109604637 gene encoding equilibrative nucleoside transporter 1, with protein sequence MAYSVNTTPLLQETETDSEEDLSNIQNEVAFKDNKPLFSFEPKDKYYKTYLIFYLMGIVTLLPWNFFITADDYWMYKFRDTTNETIHMLRLPGKRTPMQASFTSYVSVCSAVPSLIFLVINTLVQDKISLNKRFIGSLLGMLILFIVTLVFVAVDTDKWQHLFFLITLLLIVLLNVFSAILSGSLFAVIGKFSPIYITATIGGQALGGIFAALAEIVSLSIGASSVHSAYVYFSIGSVTVLLAIVCYVILYRSKFFKHHVYGNTNVAEYQTQSVRTEVASYKIVFKKIWVYGFTILVCFLFTLAVFPGVAVLIESEGKGHGHKWNDIFFVPTVCYLLFSVGDYFGRLIAGRLLRPRNGTILLILCLARFVFIPLLMLCNAHPRKHWAVVFDKDYEYILITIACSLSNGYLANITAIYAPKVVEHHEKELASTMITVFMGVGLAFGSFLSLFLVKLL encoded by the exons ATGGCTTATTCAGTGAACACGACTCCCCTTTTGCAAGAAACGGAAACCGACAGCGAGGAGGATTTGAGCAATATCCAGAATGAAGTCGCGTTCAAGGATAATAAGCCCCTTTTCAGCTTTGAACCGAAGGACAAGTATTACAAGACCTATCtcatattttatcttatggGGATAGTCACATTGCTACCCTGGAACTTTTTTATAACTGCTGACGAT TATTGGATGTATAAATTTAGGGATACAACTAATGAGACAATACACATGTTGAGGTTGCCAGGGAAGAGAACGCCAATGCAAGCAAGTTTTACTTCATATGTTAGTGTATGCTCAGCAGTGCCAAGCCTTATTTTCCTTGTTATAAACACTCTTGTACAAGATAA AATATCTCTAAATAAAAGATTCATTGGATCATTGTTGGGAatgttgattttgtttattgttacaCTAGTGTTTGTGGCAGTCGATACTGATAAAT ggcAACATCTCTTTTTCCTGATTACACTACTGCTTATAGTTCTCCTCAATG tGTTTAGCGCAATTTTGTCTGGGAGTCTCTTCGCCGTGATAGGAAAGTTCTCCCCCATATACATAACGGCAACGATCGGAGGACAAGCGTTGGGTGGAATCTTTGCGGCTCTGGCAGAAATCGTGTCTCTCAGCATCGGAGCTTCGTCCGTCCATTCAGCCTACGTTTACTTCTCCATCGGCTCAGTCACAGTTTTATTGGCCATCGTGTGCTATGTCATTCTCTACAGATCAAAATTCTTCAAACACCACGTCTACGGCAATACAAACGTGGCCGAGTACCAGACGCAGTCCGTGAGAACCGAAGTCGCTTCTTATAAGATTGTTTTCAAGAAGATTTGGGTTTATGGGTTtacaattttagtttgttttctGTTTACATTGGCTGTGTTTCCCGGCGTGGCCGTTCTGATCGAGTCCGAAGGGAAGGGGCATGGTCACAAATGGAATG atatattttttgttccgACGGTGTGTTACTTACTGTTCAGCGTTGGAGACTATTTTGGTAGACTGATTGCAGGAAGACTCTTAAGG CCAAGAAACGGTACAATATTGCTGATACTCTGCTTGGCAAGATTCGTCTTCATTCCGTTACTTATGTTGTGCAATGCGCACCCCAGAAAGCACTGGGCCGTCGTATTCGACAAGGACTACGAGTACATACTTATAACCATCGCTTGTTCCTTAAGCAATGGTTACTTGGCCAACATCACCGCAATTTACGCACCGAA aGTTGTGGAGCACCATGAAAAAGAGCTAGCGTCAACGATGATAACAGTATTCATGGGTGTGGGATTGGCTTTTGGGtcatttttaagtttgtttttaGTGAAACTACTGTAA
- the LOC109604636 gene encoding uncharacterized protein LOC109604636, with the protein MVADTDHPAASVKDAAAEADIAEQQHKTIFDLVKCGEISDIEDYVEKFGTEVLRDRDEWGYTPAHWAALDGNVEIMRYIVDRGAPVDLPCLGTQGPRPIHWACRKGHAAVVQVLLQAGVAVNAADFKGLTPLMTACMFGRTATAAYLLGMGALNHLLDINGDTAMHWAAYKGHADLIKLLMYSGANLQKPDHFGSTPLHLACLSGSVSCVKLLCEKSNIELEPLDKNDKTPLMLAQSHRHGDIVELLKTEVKKRSSWFPPINEIWGLLFGKAGNSKAPLLFFMCSVLLWGYPMYVIRCIPITWNILRGSHYCFIYWNVVMWVCWVIANRKNPGYIPMNSESYYRAIKQIPYFDKWKKRNAILNRLCHTCRCLRPLRAKHCRICNRCVSYFDHHCPFIYNCVGLRNRTWFFLFVMSVAINCSFTIYFATYCIAIEGFGIMYILGLFEAFVFSGLGWILTCTSVLHACMNLTTNEMFNYKRYPYLRDKRGKYFNPFSRGPILNLIEFFFCTPEDYDDDYGYEYI; encoded by the exons ATGGTGGCGGACACGGATCATCCGGCGGCCAGCGTCAAGGACGCCGCCGCCGAGGCGGACATCGCCGAACAACAGCACAAGACCATCTTCGACTTGGTCAAGTGCGG AGAGATTTCGGACATAGAGGACTACGTAGAGAAGTTCGGCACCGAAGTCCTCCGTGACCGCGACGAATGGGGCTACACTCCCGCCCACTGGGCGGCTCTGGACGGTAACGTCGAAATAATGCGTTACATCGTCGATCGGGGGGCGCCTGTCGACCTGCCCTGCCTAGGCACCCAGGGCCCCAGGCCCATTCACTGGGCCTGTCGCAAGGGCCATGCCGCCGTCGTTCAAGTACTACTGCAGGCGGGGGTTGCAGTAAACGCTGCCGATTTTAAGGGACTGACGCCGTTAATGACGGCGTGCATGTTTGGGCGAACAGCCACCGCCGCATATCTTTTAG gtaTGGGGGCGTTGAATCATTTGCTGGACATCAACGGAGATACGGCGATGCACTGGGCGGCCTACAAAGGGCATGCGGACTTGATAAAACTGCTTATGTACTCGGGAGCCAACCTACAGAAACCTGACCACTTCGGATCTACTCCCTTGCACTTGGCCTGCCTTTCTGGGAGTGTTAGCTGTGTTAAACTTTTATGTGAAAAA AGTAATATTGAATTGGAACCACTGGACAAAAATGACAAGACACCATTGATGCTGGCACAAAGCCACAGACACGGTGATATAGTGGAGTTACTTAAAACGGAGGTGAAGAAACGGTCCAGTTGGTTTCCACCAATCAATGAAATATGGGGCCTTCTGTTCGGAAAAGCGGGTAATTCCAAAGCTCCCCTCCTGTTCTTTATGTGCTCCGTCCTTCTGTGGGGTTATCCCATGTACGTCATCAGG TGCATTCCAATCACATGGAACATCTTGAGAGGCTCACATTACTGCTTCATCTATTGGAACGTGGTGATGTGGGTGTGCTGGGTGATTGCCAACAGAAAGAATCCGGGCTACATTCCTATGAATTCTGAATCGTACTACAgagcaataaaacaaattccttattttgataaatggaAAAAGCGGAACGCCATTCTGAACCGCCTCTGCCACACCTGTAGGTGCCTAAGACCCTTGAGGGCGAAACATTGCAGAATTTGCAATCGATGCGTCTCGTATTTCGACCACCACTGTCCGTTCATCTACAACTGCGTCGGTCTGAGGAACAGGACGTGGTTCTTCTTGTTCGTGATGAGTGTGGCCATTAATTgtagttttacaatttatttcgcCACTTATTGTATAGCCATCGAAGGCTTTGGAATCATGTACATATTAGGACTGTTTGAGGCATTCGTGTTCTCCGGTCTCGGTTGGATTTTGACGTGTACATCG gTGCTACACGCTTGTATGAATCTGACCACGAacgaaatgtttaattataaacgttACCCATATCTAAGGGACAAACGAGGAAAGTATTTCAATCCGTTCTCGAGAGGTCCCATCCTCAATTTGATCGAGTTCTTTTTCTGCACACCGGAAGATTACGACGATGATTACGGATACGAGTACATATGA